The Sulfurimonas hydrogeniphila genome includes a window with the following:
- a CDS encoding NuoB/complex I 20 kDa subunit family protein, whose protein sequence is MAQHKVNYTQDGGLPIALTSVDKIVNWGRSNSLWALTYGLACCGIEMMASGASRFDFDRYGTIFRASPRQADVMIVAGTLTKKHAEFIKRLYDQMTEPRWVISMGSCANTGGMFNTYATVQGCDRIIPVDLYLPGCAPRPETLQYGVMLLQKKIRANKAGNAQKAKRLM, encoded by the coding sequence ATGGCACAACATAAAGTAAATTATACACAGGACGGTGGTTTACCGATAGCACTGACAAGCGTGGATAAAATTGTAAACTGGGGACGTTCTAATTCTCTATGGGCACTAACATACGGTCTTGCATGTTGCGGTATTGAAATGATGGCATCAGGTGCTTCACGATTTGACTTTGACCGTTACGGAACAATTTTCCGTGCGAGTCCCCGTCAGGCGGATGTTATGATAGTTGCCGGTACACTTACCAAAAAGCATGCAGAGTTCATCAAACGTCTGTATGACCAGATGACAGAACCGAGATGGGTAATATCAATGGGTTCATGTGCAAATACAGGCGGAATGTTCAATACCTATGCGACAGTGCAGGGATGTGACAGAATTATTCCGGTTGATCTGTATCTTCCCGGTTGCGCACCGCGTCCGGAAACACTGCAGTACGGTGTAATGTTGTTACAAAAGAAAATTCGTGCAAACAAAGCAGGCAATGCACAAAAAGCTAAAAGGTTAATGTAA
- a CDS encoding NAD(P)H-quinone oxidoreductase subunit 3, translating to MEHIVTSNPYFGVFVLFVITFGAFITTTVVARLASRALARKDSEKIKLSVYECGPEITKQPNRVSPQFYLFALLFLLFDVEIVFMFPWAVDFKVLGWFGFAEMIMFILLLAIGFVYAWKKGALEWHNIK from the coding sequence ATGGAGCATATAGTGACTTCAAATCCGTATTTTGGGGTATTTGTACTTTTTGTTATAACATTTGGTGCGTTTATTACAACGACTGTCGTCGCCCGATTGGCGAGTCGTGCATTGGCACGTAAAGACAGTGAAAAAATCAAACTTTCAGTGTATGAATGTGGACCTGAAATTACTAAGCAGCCAAACAGGGTGTCACCTCAGTTTTATCTGTTTGCATTGCTTTTTTTGCTTTTTGATGTGGAAATAGTATTTATGTTCCCTTGGGCAGTAGATTTTAAAGTGCTTGGTTGGTTCGGTTTTGCTGAAATGATAATGTTTATATTGTTATTGGCAATAGGTTTTGTATATGCATGGAAAAAAGGAGCGCTGGAATGGCACAACATAAAGTAA
- a CDS encoding OmpP1/FadL family transporter: protein MKKTVFMSLMASSIIMAGGYKIPETSTNSVALGGANIAHTKNADAAYDNPANMVFMDDAQHAEVDLMYVGLSSTNFKGTYAKTLTGAEELNSEKQTFILPSLHYVSPKLGQNGVRVGLSITVPAGLSRQWEEGSAKLVSQEFTLKIVEVSPSVAYKITNTLALAFGFRAVHTSGVVKSSESAIVNASPLATSYISRDLEGSSLDFGYNLALAYHPTKALELAATYRSNVNLTVEGSARLSSTAALGGAIPAGSYNGEASVSIPLPATLMLAGAYTFEKTKTTVEVVYEKAYWSAYKSLDFEYDGSLTNPVLIAAFDNPKPKNWKDTNTFRLGITQELDKVTLRAGAIYDETPTPESTLNFESPGSNAYSFSFGGRYQINDSMDIGLSALYSIKKDRTISGTTNINGLDGTFSNSRALLVSAGLGYKF, encoded by the coding sequence ATGAAAAAAACAGTGTTTATGTCATTGATGGCAAGTTCAATAATAATGGCGGGCGGATATAAAATTCCGGAAACTTCTACAAACTCAGTTGCTCTTGGGGGAGCAAATATTGCCCATACAAAAAATGCCGATGCTGCATATGACAATCCGGCAAATATGGTTTTTATGGATGATGCACAACATGCAGAAGTGGATTTGATGTATGTAGGGTTAAGCTCTACAAACTTTAAGGGAACTTACGCAAAAACACTTACAGGCGCAGAAGAGCTCAATTCGGAAAAACAGACTTTTATTCTTCCTTCACTCCATTATGTCTCTCCAAAACTTGGTCAAAACGGTGTGCGTGTCGGTTTGAGTATCACTGTGCCTGCCGGACTGAGCAGACAATGGGAAGAGGGTTCTGCCAAACTTGTTTCTCAGGAGTTTACATTAAAGATTGTAGAAGTGAGCCCAAGTGTTGCGTATAAAATTACAAACACCCTGGCATTGGCATTTGGTTTTAGAGCGGTGCATACAAGCGGGGTTGTAAAAAGCAGTGAAAGCGCAATTGTCAATGCATCTCCTTTGGCAACATCCTATATCAGCCGTGATCTTGAAGGAAGCTCTTTGGATTTCGGGTATAATCTCGCCCTGGCATACCACCCGACAAAAGCACTGGAACTGGCTGCCACATACCGTTCGAATGTAAATTTGACGGTAGAAGGAAGCGCGAGACTCTCATCAACGGCTGCATTGGGAGGAGCCATTCCTGCAGGTTCATATAACGGTGAGGCAAGTGTGAGTATTCCTCTCCCTGCAACATTGATGCTTGCCGGAGCTTATACATTTGAGAAGACAAAAACAACAGTAGAAGTTGTTTATGAAAAAGCATACTGGTCTGCCTATAAATCTCTTGATTTTGAGTATGACGGATCACTTACAAACCCGGTTTTGATTGCTGCCTTTGATAATCCCAAACCTAAAAACTGGAAAGATACAAACACATTTCGTTTGGGTATTACGCAGGAGTTGGACAAGGTAACTTTACGGGCAGGTGCGATTTATGATGAAACTCCAACGCCGGAGTCTACACTCAATTTTGAATCACCGGGAAGCAATGCATACTCTTTTTCATTTGGCGGACGTTATCAAATAAATGATAGTATGGATATAGGCTTGTCAGCATTGTACTCCATAAAAAAAGACAGAACAATTTCTGGAACGACGAACATAAACGGACTGGACGGTACATTCAGCAACTCTAGAGCGCTGCTTGTTTCAGCCGGTTTAGGGTATAAATTTTAA
- a CDS encoding NADH-quinone oxidoreductase subunit C, protein MRAYKPKDNVQAKAYYTDRFYVAPQVPKTAVEEDAVFAADLEAIQAKFEVKEAYIQVEQMVVYINAHDIYGVLELMRDELEYTQLSEMSAIDWLAKDDTFEIFYQMLSMTKRKRIRVKYFIKNGEAVDSVEKLFRSADWSEREMFDMFGIEANNHPFMKRILMPYDWEGYPLLKTYPLEGDEFAAWYEVDKIYGKEARDIIGPELRDTARVDRYDSERFSRLGHEVPKGTKITGDEPAVTHSYQEEGGVFLIKKLDKESSVVIDDPQR, encoded by the coding sequence ATGAGAGCGTATAAACCTAAAGACAATGTACAGGCAAAGGCATACTATACAGACAGATTTTATGTAGCGCCGCAGGTACCGAAAACAGCGGTAGAAGAAGATGCGGTTTTTGCTGCAGATTTAGAGGCGATTCAAGCAAAATTTGAAGTGAAAGAGGCCTATATTCAAGTGGAACAAATGGTCGTATACATCAATGCGCATGATATTTACGGTGTGCTTGAATTGATGCGCGATGAGTTGGAATATACACAGCTTTCAGAAATGTCTGCTATTGACTGGCTGGCAAAAGATGATACATTCGAAATTTTTTATCAGATGCTTTCCATGACAAAACGCAAACGTATCCGTGTGAAATATTTCATTAAAAACGGAGAGGCTGTTGACAGTGTTGAAAAGCTTTTCAGAAGTGCTGACTGGAGTGAACGTGAAATGTTTGATATGTTTGGCATTGAAGCGAACAACCATCCGTTTATGAAAAGAATTTTAATGCCGTATGACTGGGAAGGCTACCCTCTTTTAAAAACATATCCTCTTGAAGGGGATGAATTTGCAGCATGGTATGAAGTAGATAAAATCTACGGAAAAGAAGCACGTGACATTATAGGCCCTGAACTTCGCGATACTGCAAGAGTGGACAGATATGATTCTGAGCGTTTTTCCCGTCTTGGACATGAAGTTCCAAAGGGTACAAAAATTACCGGTGACGAGCCGGCAGTTACGCATTCGTATCAGGAAGAAGGCGGCGTTTTCCTCATCAAAAAACTTGATAAAGAGTCATCAGTAGTTATTGATGATCCGCAAAGATAA
- the nfo gene encoding deoxyribonuclease IV produces the protein MTGHKYVGAHVSASGGVYNAPLNAKAIGAKAFALFTKNQRQWVAKPLDNETIQKFKTALEESGILPKHVLPHDSYLINLGHPEADKLEKSRVAFIDELERCDALGLDKLNFHPGSHLAKLTKKQKEDKVLLEEIENKCLDVIAESINLALDKTKNVKAVIENTAGQGSNLGYKFEHLAYIIDKVEDKSRIGVCIDTCHMFTAGYDIRTREAYERTWNAFGEIVGFEYLSGMHLNDSKPPLGSRVDRHHSLGKGEIGLDAFRFIMNDERMDDIPLILETIDETIWAEEIALLYSFQL, from the coding sequence ATGACAGGCCATAAATATGTAGGCGCACATGTAAGTGCAAGCGGCGGTGTGTACAATGCACCGCTTAATGCCAAAGCCATAGGTGCAAAAGCCTTTGCCCTTTTTACAAAAAACCAAAGACAGTGGGTTGCAAAACCTCTTGACAATGAGACGATACAAAAGTTTAAAACTGCCTTAGAAGAGAGCGGAATTTTACCAAAACATGTACTGCCGCATGACAGTTATTTGATAAATCTGGGGCATCCCGAAGCTGATAAACTTGAAAAATCACGCGTGGCTTTTATAGATGAACTGGAGCGCTGTGATGCTTTGGGACTAGACAAACTGAACTTTCACCCCGGCAGCCATTTGGCGAAACTTACCAAAAAACAAAAAGAAGACAAGGTCCTTTTAGAGGAAATCGAAAACAAATGTCTGGACGTGATAGCCGAGTCCATCAATCTGGCACTTGATAAAACAAAAAATGTCAAAGCAGTCATAGAAAATACGGCAGGGCAGGGCAGTAACCTTGGATATAAGTTTGAACATCTGGCATATATCATAGACAAGGTAGAAGACAAATCAAGAATCGGTGTCTGTATAGATACCTGTCATATGTTTACTGCGGGTTATGATATACGCACGCGTGAAGCTTATGAGAGAACATGGAATGCATTTGGCGAGATTGTCGGCTTTGAGTATCTGAGCGGGATGCATCTGAATGATTCAAAACCGCCTTTGGGGAGCAGAGTGGACAGACATCACTCACTGGGCAAGGGTGAAATCGGACTGGATGCGTTTAGATTCATCATGAACGATGAACGTATGGATGATATACCGCTTATCCTGGAAACGATAGATGAAACGATATGGGCTGAGGAGATAGCACTTTTATACTCGTTCCAGCTCTAA
- a CDS encoding NADH-ubiquinone oxidoreductase subunit E family protein, with amino-acid sequence MKRYDLRHLKDNFEPRMKEILEEKHKPTETLIFLFEIGDFSPIQRSADLVKECGYELYNSLKFNEVDWTIVVKK; translated from the coding sequence ATGAAACGATATGATTTAAGACATTTAAAAGATAATTTTGAACCTCGTATGAAAGAGATTTTAGAAGAAAAACACAAACCGACGGAGACGTTGATATTTCTTTTTGAAATAGGAGATTTTTCTCCGATCCAAAGAAGTGCTGATTTGGTAAAAGAGTGTGGGTATGAACTGTATAACTCATTAAAATTTAACGAAGTCGACTGGACTATCGTAGTGAAAAAATAG
- the nuoD gene encoding NADH dehydrogenase (quinone) subunit D: protein MAQVKNRLTPFFENITFDRDDNELILNFGPQHPSAHGQLRLMLHLQQEQIVKAHPDIGYLHRGMEKMAENMIYNEFMPTTDRMDYIASSSNNYGFALAVEKLIGLEVPRRAKVIRMLLLEINRLMSHLFWLATTALDIGAMTVFLFAFREREYLMDIIEGYCGARLTHAAIRIGGVPLDLQDGFLHQLRVFLNKLPQNIKDYEDLLDSNRIWLMRMEEVGVISTEMALSWGCTGPMLRASGVAWDIRKEEPYELYDEVEFDVPFSDKGDNFARYRIYMEEMRQSAKILYQCIEMYEKCEKDGQTDLMAHAPKYISAPKIDIMTQNYSLMQHFVLVTQGMRPPVGEVYVPTESPKGELGFYINSQGGPYPYRLKLRAPSFWHTGILTDLLPGHYIPDVVSIIGTTNIVFGEVDR, encoded by the coding sequence ATGGCACAGGTAAAAAACAGATTAACACCGTTTTTTGAAAATATAACATTTGACAGAGATGACAATGAACTGATATTAAACTTTGGTCCACAGCATCCGTCTGCTCACGGGCAATTACGTTTAATGCTGCATCTGCAACAGGAACAGATTGTAAAAGCACATCCTGATATCGGGTATTTGCACCGCGGTATGGAAAAAATGGCTGAAAACATGATTTATAACGAGTTTATGCCGACGACAGACCGCATGGACTATATCGCATCATCTTCAAACAACTACGGATTTGCTCTGGCTGTTGAAAAACTTATCGGGCTTGAAGTCCCTCGCCGTGCAAAAGTTATCCGTATGCTGCTTTTGGAAATCAACCGTCTTATGTCTCACCTTTTCTGGCTGGCGACGACGGCACTTGACATCGGCGCTATGACGGTTTTTCTTTTTGCTTTCCGTGAAAGAGAATACCTGATGGATATTATCGAAGGCTATTGTGGTGCACGTTTGACACATGCAGCAATTCGTATAGGTGGAGTCCCTCTCGATCTGCAGGATGGATTTTTACACCAGCTCAGAGTATTTTTAAACAAATTGCCGCAGAATATCAAAGATTATGAAGACCTTTTGGACTCTAACCGTATTTGGCTGATGAGAATGGAAGAGGTGGGAGTGATTTCTACAGAGATGGCACTTTCATGGGGCTGTACGGGTCCAATGCTCAGAGCTTCTGGTGTTGCATGGGATATTCGTAAAGAAGAGCCGTATGAACTTTATGATGAAGTGGAGTTTGATGTTCCTTTTTCAGACAAAGGTGATAACTTTGCCCGCTACCGTATCTATATGGAAGAGATGCGTCAAAGTGCGAAGATTCTGTATCAATGTATAGAAATGTATGAAAAATGCGAAAAAGACGGTCAGACTGACTTGATGGCACATGCACCGAAGTATATTTCGGCACCGAAAATCGACATAATGACACAAAACTACTCATTAATGCAGCATTTCGTTCTTGTAACACAGGGAATGAGACCGCCGGTCGGTGAAGTGTATGTTCCGACAGAATCACCAAAAGGTGAGCTTGGATTCTACATCAATTCCCAAGGCGGTCCGTATCCGTACAGACTGAAACTGCGTGCGCCGTCATTCTGGCATACAGGAATTTTAACCGATCTTTTACCGGGTCACTACATTCCGGATGTTGTATCAATAATCGGTACAACGAACATAGTTTTCGGGGAGGTTGACAGATAA
- a CDS encoding ATP-binding protein produces MKTLVNFLNEKEIEKSEIFIHLKCSINEAKILQYIAHRYMKGQDDVLVLDLLQDLYKSENYEHLVHLRELKSLLELGWLHQQSFTPVKIADVTPLELLNTAVGLTPAFLKLLQDGTLDLDLPEVKPYSDHLEYLQDQFFRIELYQKMSVIRQNVHEHSLGIDRLQNKLKLLEKRIEERVKQSSENLVLDKFFKQKKMSNYEQVIFIALLREEYGSTDSSLREMNTLIDLISLDEYERIKNRSLLEEGSNLLSNGIIDYEEMLNPFGGISRSFYIVDDVLQKIIHPQKTKKVTRLKLNALVEEQDIFELVEPETSLDDVVLNSKTKETLENLMKQVDKEVVSRLVKWGIKDKKSGIDARIIFYGPAGTGKTMTAYSLAKSLKRQVLAFDCSKILSMYVGESEKNVRKIFDTFYELSEKTKTEPILLLNEADQFLGARSSGNITGSDQMHNQMQNIFLEQIENFRGMLIATTNLLENIDKAFSRRFNYKIEFKKPDKEQRVQLWKKMLPKEAPYEDNFNVAALAEYSLTGGQISLIIKNTAYKVAVRENPLFTLDDFIDEIKREKDANFDSEKSMGFLNK; encoded by the coding sequence TTGAAAACACTAGTTAACTTTTTAAACGAAAAAGAGATTGAAAAATCGGAGATATTTATCCATCTAAAATGCAGTATCAATGAAGCAAAGATACTGCAGTATATTGCGCACAGGTATATGAAAGGACAGGATGATGTACTTGTCCTAGATTTGCTGCAGGATTTGTACAAAAGTGAAAACTATGAACATTTGGTACATTTAAGAGAACTGAAAAGTCTGCTTGAACTCGGTTGGCTGCATCAGCAAAGCTTTACTCCTGTAAAAATAGCGGATGTAACACCGCTTGAACTTTTAAACACTGCAGTAGGGCTCACACCTGCTTTTTTAAAACTCTTACAGGACGGCACACTGGATTTGGATTTGCCTGAAGTAAAGCCCTACTCTGACCATCTTGAGTACCTGCAGGATCAGTTTTTTCGGATTGAACTCTATCAGAAAATGAGTGTGATTCGTCAAAATGTACATGAACATTCTCTCGGTATTGACAGACTGCAAAACAAACTCAAACTGCTTGAAAAGCGCATTGAAGAGCGGGTAAAACAGAGCTCTGAAAATCTTGTGTTGGACAAATTTTTCAAACAGAAGAAAATGAGCAACTATGAGCAGGTAATTTTTATTGCACTGCTTCGTGAAGAGTACGGATCGACTGATTCTTCTTTGCGGGAGATGAATACGTTGATAGATTTGATTTCGCTTGATGAGTATGAACGTATTAAAAACCGTTCATTGTTAGAAGAGGGCTCAAACCTTTTAAGCAATGGGATTATAGATTATGAAGAGATGCTCAATCCTTTTGGCGGAATCAGCCGTTCTTTCTATATAGTAGACGATGTCTTACAAAAAATTATTCATCCGCAAAAAACAAAAAAAGTAACACGCTTAAAACTGAATGCTTTGGTAGAAGAACAGGATATTTTTGAACTGGTAGAACCTGAGACTTCTTTGGATGATGTCGTGCTTAATTCCAAAACAAAAGAGACGCTTGAAAACCTGATGAAACAGGTAGATAAAGAAGTTGTGAGCCGCCTTGTAAAATGGGGTATAAAAGATAAAAAAAGTGGTATAGATGCCAGAATAATCTTTTACGGACCGGCAGGGACAGGAAAAACAATGACGGCATACTCTCTGGCAAAATCACTCAAACGCCAGGTTTTGGCCTTTGACTGTTCTAAGATCCTTTCTATGTATGTAGGAGAGAGTGAAAAAAATGTCCGTAAAATCTTTGATACTTTTTATGAATTGAGCGAAAAAACAAAAACAGAACCTATACTGTTACTCAATGAAGCAGACCAGTTCCTGGGTGCAAGAAGCAGCGGTAATATCACAGGCTCGGATCAGATGCACAACCAGATGCAAAATATCTTTTTGGAACAGATTGAAAATTTCAGAGGAATGCTCATAGCAACAACCAACCTGCTTGAAAATATCGATAAAGCCTTTTCCAGAAGATTTAATTATAAAATTGAGTTTAAAAAACCGGACAAAGAACAACGGGTACAGCTTTGGAAGAAAATGTTACCAAAAGAAGCACCTTATGAGGACAACTTCAATGTTGCAGCGCTTGCAGAATATTCTCTTACCGGTGGACAGATTAGTCTCATAATCAAAAACACAGCCTATAAAGTCGCTGTGCGGGAGAATCCGCTCTTTACGCTTGATGACTTTATTGATGAAATCAAGCGTGAAAAAGATGCGAACTTTGACAGTGAGAAATCTATGGGATTTTTAAACAAATAA
- a CDS encoding FAD-dependent oxidoreductase has product MSKVYFSTWNGELVNNIGKPQEEWEESAYNLPAQYDDHRDSKAFIGWDGVSLFHEDVDVIRLAMEYAAQYQVYSEACGRCAPGRWGGRILYDQLDKIARGEGELADLDHLKEIGKSMQITSKCEIGKTVPNPILDLMTHFEDTFLECINEKKKSKHYDEKIGYIAKITAPCTDACPAHVDIPGYIEGVRDLRFDDSLEATRQTMPLAHTCGRVCPHPCEDACRRTNLDEPISIMALKRLGADWETDHEYEFFHPMEKKPPIDKKVAVIGAGPAGLTTAYYLAAEGIKVDVYEDLPVLGGEVAVGVPEYRMPVDKYNQDIECVRDMGVNFITNSRIGADDMRRFEKEYDATMVAVGTRISKKVRCENERPEIKGYWGAIDFLDRVNLYEKYGITIPKEVQEENLLTTDYVDLTGKTVVCVGGGFTSMDVVRCAIRANAKKVYMIYRRDEKTIIRNTTYEEYHEAVEEGVEFLFHSAVNKITTDENDILRELLIDKFELVPDPNGGRAQLVKIEGESYTIEADYLIPAVSQSADLDLLPEEWDIEMTSWATIKTNGKDYMTSRKGIFAAGDCEYGPMTIVNAVGQAKRAASVMARYVQTGEVSLTDDEIMEDHLVKLKVYDKKEKVTGWLPGLPREHSSVLDVEVRKHNNAEVNLGFTQEQALSEAERCMRCYYIAMVQA; this is encoded by the coding sequence GTGAGCAAAGTATATTTTTCTACTTGGAATGGTGAGCTTGTTAACAATATCGGCAAACCACAAGAAGAGTGGGAAGAGTCAGCTTATAACTTACCGGCACAATATGATGATCACCGTGATTCAAAAGCTTTTATCGGCTGGGACGGTGTTTCGTTGTTTCATGAGGATGTGGATGTTATTCGTTTAGCGATGGAATATGCTGCACAGTATCAAGTATATTCAGAAGCATGCGGAAGATGTGCTCCTGGAAGATGGGGTGGCCGTATTTTATATGACCAGCTTGATAAAATTGCTCGTGGTGAAGGTGAATTGGCTGATTTGGACCACTTAAAAGAGATTGGTAAAAGTATGCAGATAACATCCAAGTGTGAGATTGGGAAAACAGTTCCAAATCCTATTTTGGACTTAATGACGCATTTCGAAGATACATTTCTGGAGTGTATCAATGAAAAGAAAAAATCAAAACATTATGATGAAAAAATCGGCTATATAGCAAAAATAACAGCACCGTGTACGGATGCCTGTCCTGCGCATGTTGATATACCCGGATATATTGAAGGTGTCAGAGACTTGCGTTTTGACGATTCCCTGGAAGCAACACGCCAGACAATGCCGCTTGCACATACCTGTGGACGTGTCTGTCCGCATCCGTGTGAAGATGCCTGTCGAAGAACCAATCTTGATGAGCCTATTTCAATTATGGCACTCAAACGCCTTGGTGCAGACTGGGAAACAGACCATGAATATGAGTTTTTTCACCCGATGGAGAAGAAGCCGCCGATTGACAAAAAAGTTGCTGTTATCGGTGCAGGTCCTGCGGGACTGACGACTGCGTATTATCTTGCTGCAGAAGGCATAAAAGTCGATGTATATGAGGATCTCCCTGTTTTAGGTGGTGAAGTTGCCGTTGGTGTCCCTGAATACCGAATGCCGGTTGACAAATACAATCAGGATATTGAATGTGTTCGCGATATGGGTGTGAACTTTATTACAAATTCGAGAATCGGTGCCGACGATATGCGCAGATTTGAAAAAGAGTATGATGCAACGATGGTGGCCGTAGGGACAAGGATCTCCAAAAAGGTCCGTTGTGAAAATGAAAGACCAGAGATAAAGGGTTACTGGGGCGCTATTGACTTTCTTGACCGTGTGAATCTGTATGAAAAATACGGCATCACCATTCCTAAAGAGGTGCAGGAAGAGAATCTGCTTACTACAGACTATGTGGACCTGACAGGAAAAACCGTGGTCTGCGTGGGCGGCGGATTTACTTCAATGGATGTTGTGCGTTGTGCAATTAGGGCCAATGCCAAAAAAGTCTATATGATTTACCGTCGTGATGAAAAAACGATTATTCGCAATACAACCTATGAAGAGTACCATGAAGCGGTTGAAGAGGGTGTCGAGTTTCTTTTTCACTCCGCTGTAAACAAAATTACGACAGACGAAAATGACATTTTACGAGAACTTCTGATTGACAAGTTTGAGCTTGTTCCGGATCCAAACGGTGGACGTGCACAGCTTGTAAAAATAGAGGGTGAATCCTATACTATTGAAGCAGACTATCTGATTCCTGCTGTTTCTCAGTCGGCTGATTTGGATTTACTGCCTGAAGAGTGGGACATTGAGATGACTTCATGGGCGACTATTAAGACAAACGGCAAAGACTATATGACATCACGCAAAGGTATTTTTGCCGCAGGTGACTGTGAATACGGTCCTATGACGATTGTCAATGCGGTCGGTCAAGCCAAACGTGCGGCTTCTGTTATGGCCCGATATGTACAGACCGGTGAAGTGAGCTTGACTGATGATGAGATTATGGAAGATCATCTTGTTAAACTGAAAGTTTATGATAAAAAAGAGAAAGTTACCGGCTGGTTGCCGGGTCTTCCTCGTGAGCACTCTTCTGTTTTGGATGTTGAAGTGAGAAAGCATAATAATGCGGAAGTAAATCTTGGTTTCACACAGGAACAGGCTTTAAGTGAAGCTGAGAGATGTATGCGTTGTTATTATATAGCAATGGTACAGGCATAA